A genomic window from Quercus lobata isolate SW786 chromosome 10, ValleyOak3.0 Primary Assembly, whole genome shotgun sequence includes:
- the LOC115964240 gene encoding vinorine synthase-like, which translates to MVMNVDIISKEIIKPSSPTPHHLSNFKLSFLDQIAPPIYIPIILFYDSEKFVDVDPFEISHSLKKSLAETLTRYYPLAGTPINEDFYINCNDQGVDYIQARIPCNLSQVVDNPKGKELMQLLPFEPYHSRTEFGKEVLLAVQYNMFECGGVAIAVCVSHKIADGTSAVTFVNAWAGMSRGESEIISPSFDAAIHFPPRDITGSMLSGAVSKENIVTRRFVFNKSSIATLREEASAAFGPEDKGPSRVEAISAFIWRRFMAMSRAKQGKKPKLFAALHAVNLRERMVPQLPVHSFGNLWRIVIAALPVEIEKDYRFLVSQLRNAIMEIDADFLKKLKDDDGHLDFIKNTSKQFDHGIIEFCNFTSWCRFPVYEVDFGMGKPTWVCSPSRPFKNVVVMISTKDGDGIETWVNMKEEDMALFEHDQELLSYASSADGE; encoded by the coding sequence ATGGTGATGAATGTTGATATAATCTCCAAGGAGATAATTAAGCCATCATCTCCAACACCCCATCACCTTAGCAACTTCAAGCTTTCTTTCTTAGACCAAATTGCACCTCCCATTTATATTCCTATCATTTTGTTCTATGATTCTGAGAAATTTGTGGATGTTGATCCATTCGAAATATCTCATTCGCTAAAAAAATCTCTAGCCGAAACCTTAACTCGTTACTATCCCTTGGCTGGTACACCTATTAATGAAGATTTCTATATCAATTGTAATGACCAAGGTGTAGACTATATTCAAGCCCGAATCCCATGCAATCTATCACAAGTGGTAGACAATCCCAAAGGGAAGGAGCTTATGCAGTTGCTACCATTTGAGCCATATCATAGTCGCACTGAGTTTGGAAAGGAAGTTCTCTTAGCTGTCCAATATAACATGTTTGAGTGTGGTGGAGTAGCCATTGCTGTGTGTGTCTCACACAAGATTGCTGATGGTACATCAGCGGTCACGTTTGTTAATGCATGGGCTGGCATGTCTCGAGGAGAAAGTGAAATTATAAGTCCTAGTTTTGATGCAGCTATCCATTTTCCTCCTAGAGATATCACTGGGTCCATGCTAAGTGGAGCAGTTTCAAAAGAAAACATTGTGACTAGAAGATTTGTGTTCAACAAATCGAGCATAGCCACGCTAAGAGAAGAAGCATCTGCCGCATTTGGTCCAGAAGACAAGGGTCCATCACGCGTGGAGGCCATTTCAGCATTCATATGGAGACGTTTCATGGCAATGTCTAGAGCAAAACAAGGTAAGAAACCAAAACTATTTGCTGCACTTCATGCAGTGAACTTGCGTGAGAGGATGGTTCCACAACTTCCAGTGCATTCCTTTGGGAATCTTTGGAGGATTGTGATTGCAGCATTGCCGGTTGAGATTGAGAAAGATTATCGGTTTCTTGTGAGCCAGCTTCGGAATGCAATCATGGAAATCGATGCTGACTTCCTGAAGAAACTAAAAGATGATGATGGACACTTGGATTTTATAAAGAATACAAGCAAACAGTTTGATCATGGTATTATAGAATTCTGTAACTTTACTAGTTGGTGTAGGTTTCCTGTGTACGAAGTTGATTTTGGTATGGGAAAGCCCACTTGGGTCTGTAGTCCAAGCAGGCCTTTTAAGAATGTTGTGGTCATGATAAGTACCAAAGATGGTGATGGAATTGAGACATGGGTGAACATGAAAGAAGAAGACATGGCCTTGTTTGAACATGACCAAGAGCTACTCTCATATGCTTCCTCAGCAGATGGGGAATGA